The following DNA comes from Labrus mixtus chromosome 8, fLabMix1.1, whole genome shotgun sequence.
GTAGTATGACATTTCAGGCATTGTTTAGGCAGCAGCTGAGTCTAAAGAGACTTGCTCAATAGAACAAAACGGCACTGTACTCCATTCATCTTCCCGGGGGAGCTCTTTATTTCTGACTGCCCTGATATGCACCCAAAGCAGGGTGCATATCAAGACAATTGAAGAGACTGGGCCAGCTGATGAGTACAGATCAATAAAGGGCCAATCTGTGAGGTAGCAAGGTGGAGGTGAGCTGGAAAATTGAAAAATCCCAAGCAGGATGGTTAAGgaaaaggagtaaaaaaaaaaaattaaaaaaaagaagctgtcgTGTGTTTTGTTCAAAGATGGCTCTAAAGATATTCTGCTCATTAGGGATGTAAAGCTGGAAGGTGGGCGTCAGCGGCACCCGTCAGGAGGCGTCAGTGCCAAAGAGATGGTGATTGGGCTGGAAGGGGTGGAGCTGGGAGCTGATGGAAAGGTGAGAAATCAATAGTGGTAAAATGGTAAATTATTGATATCATAATGGATTACATTTAATAGTTACCTTGTGAATGTATTTGGCCAAAGGAAAGTGCCAAAAATGGCCAAGATTAAATTTTTCAACTGTCTAAAATATGGACgatatatttcatgtttttctcccAAGCTAGCTTAAAAGAATGCCTCTGAATTATTTATCACCAAATTACTCATGTAGCTTTTTAAAGTGGCAGATAAAACAATTGAAGTGTTGGCTAACCATAGTAGCTACACCTTTCCCCCTAAATGCTTAATGATGCTAAGAAGTTTTTCTAACTGTGTCTTCTTGAGCTTTATGGTTATGGTTAGGTACAGCCTACCAATGAGAGAATCTTTTAAACCACTTAAGCTAGCTCAATAGCTTGTTGTTTGCTAGCTGCTACACTGGCTtgaatttttttcaaaacaaggtGAGCAGTCAGGGTACGTGTTTGATTTACAGAGGTTACAGTccttgttgcagcagctgtgggttcgaGGGGAAATATGTACAAGCAAGCTTTATAGCCTTCTGTGGAATGAAGATCTCACTTCTTGCACACATGTCTTCAGACTGTGTCCTACACCCAGTTCCTGTATCCCACTAATGTGCTGGGGGGTCGAAGAAACACCATCGACTCCACCTCGTCCTTCTCTCAGTCTCGTAACGCCAGCCATAGAAGCCTCAGCCTGGGCCGAGCCAATAGCAACCAGAGCAGCATAGACACAGGTCAGTTGCATGTTATGGAATCCTTTTTTTCCATGAATCGGTAacgtttcatttttaaatgatgagctgcagatgttaaattgcagcttgtgtctgtttttgtcgTCATGCTTTTCAGGGAATGATTTGGGAGACTTGAGGGAGTACGACCCAAATCTGCTAGATGACCCTCAGTGGCCTTGTGGGAAACACAAGAGAGTCCTCATCTTCCCTTCCTACATGGTGAGAAATCACACAAGCTGCTTCTAACGCAACATGACCACcgacagcagcaacaacaacaacaacaacaacactgacaaaaacaagcgaatcatttttttcctgaaagATCGAAGTTAAAAGTTAAGGACATATTTTAGCTGAAACCGTGCACCtctgtttgacatgttttgttCAAATGTCCTTCAATTTGTagcattttaatgtttgtcatTGTTGAGAGATTTTTCGGTGTTTATTTCTCCCATCACAACCAAGGACAAAAACATTCTCGAAAAAATATGTCTGCCATGACAGTTGTCGTGTTTGAAGTCAGGAGGATGTTTCAGACTTTTCTAATCAGCAAGGTCACTGGCTGGGCAACTCCCCCACCCTCTGGGACCTGAGTGAATACTTTATCCTAGTGTTGTGAGTAAGCGTtattaaacaaagcaacagttGTATTTGTGTCTCTGAGGTAGTGACTCTCACACATTTCCGGAAAAAGCACGGATGTTTTATCGTggttgcaaaagaaaaacaaacccgACTAGACTCCCACCTCTGTTTTTGTTACACAGACTGGCAGAATACACAGCAGGGACTGACATAGTTGAAATGGTTATACAAGGCCAgtctatgtgtttttttcttcttctcttcctccaatTACAAACCCAGCATCTCACAACAATGGCCATTGTGTTTACTACAGGAATGGAACCAGTGAATTCTCAGCATTTCACTGGTCGAACACAGGCTGAGGACATGACTCTCTAAGTGAACTTACAAGTTCCACCTGGGGATAAAATTAGCTTTTACACTCATGCAGTTCAATGAAAAATGTAGACCAACCTCTATTTATAGTATTCTCACAGACTTTAAAACATGGTGTAATGTTTTATGTGTagtcagtttgtttacatgcacagttgtCGAGCGACAATTATAGCTCCATCAGgccatttaatttaaatattgtcCTTTTCCCTGTTTACATGCACCCTGTaaaaattgatttattgacGGAGGTATGTCATACTCCGCTATTTTAGGTAGAGGTATGTCCGCTTTCAGCTCGTTACTTTTGGACTTTCAGAATTACCCTGCATACCTAGCAGCAAAGATTCCTTCTTTCCCTCTAGAACATCTTGAACTAATTCTGGatgaaacaaaattaaagaaatgCATCATGTGCTCTTACACTGAGCTCAAACTCTCAGCCACTCATTAAACCAGATTTTATGTGATTCACCTTCCTGGTACTCATAGCATGTTATAACAAGCTCCAGAGACTGTTTAATAGGGGCCTGATGCAGACATGCTCTGTTAGCAATTACGTTTATTTCCCCTTGGTTATTACAGGAAAagcttagaaaaaaatatatatatataaaatataaaaaaaacaacaacaacaacatagtgTTCATCCATCTCTGAGTGTTTGTCAGGCCAAAAAGTGTAGAAAATGCTgacacagcaaacaaacaggagtaaataatgattttttttctgggacTGTTCAGCGGAGgattaaaacacatttggtgTACAAGAAAGTAATAACAGCAGCAGGATGGTGTGTGTGGGACTGACCGAGAATAAACCACAGAGCCCATGTTTATTGTAATGAAGGAGCATGTCGGCCAGTGCAACAGTGTGACTCACACTAAATATGACTGTGTTGTCATATTTGGACAGCAGTGGTGTTCCGTGTTTGTTGATACACACAGCCGGGTGTGAGTCAGTGGGATCAATCCATTGTTGGCGCTGGTCTTGTCGGGGGGATTAATAAGAGAATGTAGAATTCTACCCGACTTATCCTTTTAAGTGTCATGTGTAACAGCAGCTCTCTGCCAAGCCTCATTGCGAGAGGGTGGAATCCAACACTGGTGTGCGAGGATGAAATCAGCTCGCTCGGTGCTGAAACGCGGCCTCTCTTGACACCTCCTctggttttttcttttcagactaCGGTCATCGAATACGTCAAACCCTCTGACCTCAAGAAGGACATGAACGAAACCTTCAAGGACAAATTCCCCCACATACGCCTCACACTCAGCAAAGTTAggaggtaaaacacacagatatgtacagagtgtttttattttaacgtGAAACGACCTGAGATCTGTAACTACTAGAAGAATGTTTGAACAGTCATTCTGTTTAAAAACAATTCCATGAAGAAATATGAAAACTGAGAATAAATAGATCTGTGATGATAGGATAAGTAATAATATCGCTTCACAAAGTGAATATAGAGAATATCATGACACCTTTCTTTTATTGAAGGAATGTTAGAATACAACAGCTTATTGACAACCACAGCGATTTACAAATTTACTTTCCTTTTCTAGGGAATCATCATAGACTGGAAAACccataaaaatctgttttattacaAGATAACAAACtgatttagtaaaaaaaatcatctgtgaGCATAAACATGCtgaaaattataataaaagtatctaatcaaaaatgtaaaatatggaATGCGGgtaacctagtggttagttGTGCGctctcatgtacagaggctgtggtcctcgaagcgggcagccctggttcaaatccgacctgtggcttctttcctgcttgtcattccctactcgctctctccctgatttctgactctatgctCAATCCTGTCTATCAAATAGAGGCAGAAGCCCAAAATTCAGTATAAAGAAGTACAGTGCAATAacagtttattttcagattATGCTCTCTTGAACAAGGCATGGGTTTGTTCTGGGTCTCTTCTCTTCTGCATTGGTTTTaggtcaaaatgttaaaaaaagatgttgcaATATTGTAATGACACAGATCAAGgattgacacagaatgaagagcaagagaaaaggaaaaaactgATAAAAGACAACCCTTCATGGACCTGCTAGTTGAAAGCACATATAAATCTTCTGTTTTGTAATTAACATTCACATTTAGGGTAGGTCAGGGTCTCGTGTTTAGATGGTTTTATTTCAATAAAGTCATAAGATTGCAAAATTTTAAAACGGTCAGGGCAACCTCGTGGTTGTTCTTTTGAAAGCAGgttttcttaattaaaaaaaaaacactttttgttaacttccccctttctctttctctgtttctcttcctcattctctctcttttttccacGCCACTGCAGCTTGAAAAGGGAGATAAGAAAGCTGGCCCAGGATGAATGTGGCTATGAGGAGCCGACAGTGGCCATGGCTTTCGTCTACTTTGAGAAACTCGTTCTTCAAGGCAAACTAAACAAGCAGAACCGTAAACTCTGCGCTGGAGCGTGTGTCCTTCTGGCGGCCAAGATCGGGGGTGATCtcaaaaaacatgaagtcaAGCAGCTGATAGATGTGAGTTTCTGAATCAAACATGTTGGAAACTGACCACCACATCAACATACGTGGACTATCCTGATGAACCAACTTTGTTTTGGTTAACAAACAAGTACAAACACTGAAAGATaagatgttttttgtctttcagttctttcaaaatcattttaggttgaacatgtttaaattatttttaagtcggcatcaaacagaaaaagatagaatgctggaaaaaaaaccacCTTGGGATGGCTTTCATCTGCGAACGCTTTCTATTGGACAGGCAGGTCCAAAACACCAGGACCGGTTAGCTTCTGCTAGCTTTGCTAAATGTCCCTCTTCTTGACAACAAATGTAACATTCTCAGGAAATTTGCAGTAAACATACATGCTAAGTCCCGCAGTGGGTGTGTGCTTCTGGGGACAATGAGCCCAGGAAGAGGGACTCagtttgtatgttgtgtttacatgctgcacAGAACATTTGTACTGACTCTACCTCTGAGggcactttattgtcccctggGTAAAATTTGTCTTGGAATGCGTCTAGCACATGGAGACCGAGAACAATTTCCCCAAGGAGACAATAATGTGTATGGTTTTGTATCTTATTGGATTGTAACGTTATAATTATTTGAACGACCTCGGAGCAGACAAAGCCTTCCACCCCCcctgatatatatatgttgtgcCTCCCTCAAGGGGGGGCCCGGATCCTagagactgatttaaaaagtagCTTACAAACTGGACTCAAAGCAGATTGTCACtgctttattcttttctttttttttttaaatgtagagctttttacataaaataattGGAGTGCTTCTTTTATAAAGGATTATTAAGGGGTTAACTAAACCCCTTTTCATTAAccattttggcaaaaaaaaaaaacacaatttagttGATGTTGACTTTCTAGTCAGCTCAACatttacactctgttactgttttttttcattggctTGAACAGCGTGGTGGTTGCCTCAGGCGTCTGTCCAAACAGGCGTCTTAACTCTCGTTTCCTTTTCGTCTGGCAGAAACTGGAGGAGCGGTTCCGGGTGAACCGCAGAGAGCTTATCGCCTTCGAGTTCCCCGTCCTCGTGGCGTTAGAGTTCAACCTGCACCTGCCCGAGCATGAGGTCATGCCCCACTACAGACGCCTGGTCCAGACCTCCTAGCATTAGTGACCCATCAGGAGGACAACTAAGCAGGTTCTCCTCCTGATCCTCCGCTTCCCAAGACATCCATCCTCCCGCATAGTCTTCACCACCCTCTGAAATATCAGTCGACCTCCTGCAGCCACTACCCGACATCAGCCTCCTCCCTCTCAGAGACATGAAATCAGCCAAAGTGATCCACATTTCCCGAACTTACTCTTTCCATTGTTTGACTTCTACATTCATTATCACTACATGGACCACTGAAAgaaagggttgtatcgtctgcAAACTGGTTGTTTTTCTAGTTTGCATGTTTCCACGCGTCTTCTTCTTTGCTTTCAATATTTTAGACCTCTCTTGTTGATAAAGAGAGCTTTGAATCTGATGGACTATTTTTTTCAGCTTAAGGAACCAATgattgtaacattttttttaatcattactTTCATGAATCTTCTCATAAACGTTGATTTTATTGGTTGCCTCCTGACTGGCATAGAAATGAAACAGAAGCCTTTTAAGTGGCTGTTTTTAGGctggacgtttttttttcccttagaGTGACTCATATTTCCCCGAGGTCATGGTCTTAAAAGTGCACTTTTTTGCAAAACAGAAGGGGAAGGGGGACATTTTCTAAGACTTTTACTGAGCTGTGGAACCAACCACGAAGAAATAAGCTGTGTTCACAGGCACCACAATCATCTGCATGAATACTAACAGTCATTTTTACACACAGGTACAAAGGTGCTTGCAGACCAGATGGGACTTTCTATTTTCATTGAagtatttcattcattttctacCATTCAAATGCTTGCTATGGACTAACCCAGTCCACACACCCTTTTTTTATCAGTGTCGAAATTCCCTGTGCTCTATGTTAGAGTGTATTGCTAGCACGTTTACAGTGCTAATCTGGGTCAGGAAGGCACTTTTGGAGAGGTGTTTGAGTGAAGAAATGCCATTAAGCAGTGATCAGGTTCAGCTGGAGGTGCTGAGCTCTCCTGCTGAAGTGTCCTCAAGCAAAAGTCCCTACAGGCTTCAGGGACTCTTCTCTTTAATAAAGTCCATCTCTGACCTCTCTGAGGAAATCCTTAACGAGAATGAAACAGGGATCAATGATGGATCAAATATTTGCATACAGCTTGAATCAGAATTTGTTGATTTCAAATTTAAGAGGTTTTGAAAACAGTCGAACtataaaaatcaacaaattGTGACCAATCCGAAAAgtattattgtgtttatttggcATGTATCTCGACTTGATTTCTTCTTGTATTACCTTAAAAACGGTCGCACGCATTACCACAGAGTATTGAGAGGTAACTTAATCGGTATTATGCGACCCACTTTGAAAAATAGCCTTAAAATCTGTTCCTAGTTTTCATGCTATTTGAGTTGAATCAAAACATTGAAGtaaattgcaataaaaaaaaaatcatagacTGAGctgatcattttaatttttcctctttGCAAGCCCAAAGACTTTTGCGTTTAGATGCACACTAAAATACTCGGCGAGGAAAGACTCATGGGCGACGCTTGTGACCTGTGTATGTTTGTAAATAAATTGCTTTGCTTGTTCAATCAAAACAAGAttctcgcttttttttttttttttaaaactgtaccTGAAAGTTCACATTTATCCTGGGTGTGAAAAATGTAATGGACTGCTTCATCTTGTAATTCAAGTTAAAATCACTTCATGTTTTAGGGAGGAATTGTCATCTCTTGTTATGTAACTGACACGAGCTGTAAGCTATGCAACAGacagtgtgtgcctgtgtgtgcctgcctgtgtgtgtgtgtgtgtgtgtgtgtgtgtgtgtttgtgtgcgtgtgtgtgtgcctgtgtgcgtgtgtgtgtgtgtgtgtgtgtgtgtgtttgtgttccacTTAACCTCCGCATCAACTCAGAACTCACCAGAAACTTtggttctttattttttcttcttatctCCGTGCATTTAGCCTTGGTAGACGTTCCaagttatatttttttatcctttttatcTGACACTGTTTAAGCATCAATAACTGCCACTCAGGCTTAGTCCATTTATATTCAACTTGTGCTCAgtttaacagacacacacatttttattgtagATATATAGTTCTACTTTAATCatggttttaaagatttacacaAAGCAGTTTCAAAGCAGTTGTTTTGCTGCGCTCTTTTATGGATCGTTAGCTTCTTTCACCTGGTCTGACTTCGGGTGTGGTTAGAGATGTACTTGGCTGCACTTGGCTGCACTTGCAAACACACTGAACACTAATGTCACGTTTTCCAACGGTACACCTGTACAAATCAACTGAggacaaaaaaaccaaaacaagattAACCGCTGACGTTACAGCAACGAAACAGATTGTCAGCATTTGAAGGAACTTGTTAAATATGAATTACAAAGCGACAGTCGGACTTTTAGTTTTGACAAAATATGTACCTTTAGTTtatcatttaataaaacaacatcaaaccTAAACAAATAGTTACTTAAGCGTCTCAATTGggtctgtgtgggtgtggttTGTTTGAGATACATGAGTGACATAAGCAAACAACCACACAAGTGTCACCAGATTTTGATTCATTAGTTTGCAAACTGTGATTGGTGCATAGAAATATGTGacagcatccttttttttttcattggggGGAGGTTATGTCTTCAtttgagacaggacagtggagagagccAGAAATGTGggagagaaaggagccacaggtcggattctaacccggggccgctcgcttggaggactaaaccTCCGTACATGGGCCGTGCGCACTCACCACTAGGCTACCGTCACCTGTTCCAGGACATTTCAAAACATCCACCAGTACACACTAACTGTTCAGGGTCAGTGTCTCAAGAGAACCTTTGAGGTGTTTGATGAAACAACTTTACCAGCTAAGGCACACTTACTGTACTTCAGTTAATCTGGTTTACTTTGGAGGAATGCTGTTTCATCAAGGTGATGTGGATTAGTCTATGGAGACTTAGTCCTCGGGCTAGCTTATTCCTGGTATGGCACGTTACAAGGTTGAACTGGAGTAACAATCAATCTGGCAGACTTTGAACGTGTTTGTCCCTCCCTGAAGGTTTCACTAAACGCTGCTCTGTGAACACACGTCATGTCAAAGTCAACATGCAGACATGTTACATTTGTCATATTTTGAAATGGGCTGCACTTAGGGCATAGTTAAAATATGAGCTCATGAGCCTTCTTTCCTGTTGAGGTCATCCACACAGTATCCCATGTGTACAGCATTTATAATGAACCTGATAATTAACACAGCCAAACTAAAGGTATATTACAACATATTCACCATGTGGATGAAACTTAATGGTGGATTACTGAAGTCTCTAGAGAGAATGTAATCTTACTGCAATAAGATCAGTAACCTGTATTGGGTATTTTCAGCACTTCAATAGGAGAAAAATTCACAATACTCATATTGGATTTTTAAGTCTGAGATCACTGCTGGCTGCCAAAAGttatcttcttctttgctgGTGGGAATGTTTGCATTCATTTTACTTTCACTGTTTTATTCTCTATATTTATCCATATCACAAACATCGTTGTCTTGTTTTAGCCAttctgtttgctttgttgtcatttttttgtgatttgtgttcAATAACCTTCGAGCCTTTTAGATTCATTCCTCCCCGCTTTTCTTAAACTGACTGTCAAGACGGGCTTACTCCTCTGAAACACACCACTCGCCGTCTTTTAAATGCGAACTCCTTTTTATCCCCCTGTCACGTCTGATTATTTCAGCACAGTAAAAAGGTGTGACTCCACAAGCCTTGACTAGAAAATAtctcccacctgtggctctgATGCAATCCGAGAGGTCAGTTTCTCATGCAAGAGTGGGAACTCTCCTGCCTGACACACATATCCAGTGTAAACAAGGCCCACAGTCACGCCAGTCTCGTGCTCccatcaaaacaaacaggccCCCGAGTAGAGTGTGGCCACATGGCATACGTGGCTTAGTCCCCTCCATTGACAGCCTAATTCCCCCCTCGTCTGCTCATAAAGGGCTCTATTGACAGgccttcctgagcactgctcaCACATAAGTGACCCTCATTGTGAAAATATGTGTACCAAATATGTGTACTCTGTTGCCCTTCTCTTTAAAATAACAGCAGTCGGCTGAAATGGCATATTTCCTTTTTCCCGTCATGATACTGTGACCCCGGGCTTTTCtaacatttacagtaacatgtaAACAAATAGTCGTCAACATCCAGGACTTTATAAAACTGTGACTTCTAATGTTTGGTTActtgctttttttctgtaccATATTTTCTGCAATATAACGAGTTTGGCTTTTATCTTTACTACACACAAGCCAAGACATAAGGTTTCCGTTTAAAAAGCTACACTtgtaaatgttctgtttttcttccccgGTCAGCAGGGGACAGCACTGCAGGTGGACCTGTGAAGCTGATCTTCTCCTCATGTTTTTGACAAGGCCACCTAATCCCTTTTGTTCCACTTCAAGAGTCCATTTCAGAGACAACCGAGCCCACTGTAACAGAAAACCAGTGACGCAAAGCAGGGCATTAAACGCTGCTCACACTTCATTATTCATtgggtgtttttaaaacacacagaacaactttttgttgtttctgtgtcagtgtggtGGAGGCCCCAAGGTGGTTTCAAGGACAACTGTAGGGAGTCGGCATAACTAAAAGTAGGTTTGCAGTGAGTAACATCATATCGTTTTACAAATGAGTTTCAGAGGCAGATGTTATTATGAACTCTGGATTTAATAATGGACCAGTTTTTATAAGTACAAATTTCTCTTGCACCCATCATAATAATggaataaacagaataagaataATTTTGGAGTAATTGGCATCGTCAAATAAGTTCCCTTCTAAGGCATAgtcactattttttttattagttatcTCATATGAGTCGAGGAAATTCGTTATTTGGGCTCACTAATCTTGACGAAATTTTAATCCTTTATTcgtcattaaaacattaaaccgtattttttttaatcatgctgCTTTTCCTGAAGTTTGAGAATTAACATGACATCACGTCATGATTGCTGTAGCGCACAGTTAGTAATAATAACGAATGGCGCCGTATTGACTCACATTTAATACAGCTACTTCCGTTATACCACACCCCCTTTAATCTTTTAATTTCACCTCTCAGTGATTGTTGTTATAAGAGCCACTGAGCTGCATTAGCTCTGAGATGATTTTCTAGATTAGTCCCGTTCTCTAAGcgaaaaacaaattcaattttAGTCACTGATAATCCAGAGTCATCACTCTGATGACAGACAGTCAGTGGGAGGGAGATTCAGCTGGCACTCTGCCCATCAGAACAAATGATGAGATGAAAAGTTATTGTATGCAGGAGATTGTACTgcaatatataataataaagcaTGTGCCTCCTATTGCATTCATAAGTAGGAGACCAGAATGAGCACTTTCACTTGGGTTTAATTTTTGCAATATTTAATATCAAAAACATTACAGGGTGGCAGTAGCTCGGTCTGTGGAGACTTTGGTTGGTATCCTAAGGGCCGCCAGTTCAATTCTTATAATGGACCAAAGaatggaaattggtctggttgctggagaggtgccagttcacttcccagtactgcagaggtgcaaggcactgaaccccaaacaACAGAAGCATcccctgtgtgcagcccccctcactctgacatctctccactaaagcatgtccacagatcctgtttgtgtatttgtgtattttgggcctgtgtgtgtgtgtagcatgtctcagaGTGTAAACCCAAATTTCCCCtgggggattaataaagtataaatataaacatatatatcaTTCCATTTTATTGAGCTAAAACACCCTTACACTACAGTGGGTGTGTGCCTTTCTGTCACAATGAAGTATGGGGACAGGGTAGAATCCAGTGAGAGCCAAGCCTTGCACAACTTACATAATAGTTCTCTCACAACCTGTATATAGACAGCAGTGCAGACCTGCAGAggaaattaatattttaatctCTCTGCCAAAGAACAGTTCCCCGCTCTCACAGGGCAGCGGATAAAT
Coding sequences within:
- the cables1 gene encoding CDK5 and ABL1 enzyme substrate 1 isoform X1 — translated: MAAATSSNTSTATLQIKHSSIEHTRKRIDPRRRQAALSFLSNISLDGRPVQDDADNQAEEENSLEARTRQSLVSPERSAYGAAGAAAAAAAAAAATTAAQALAFANQALLANTRASFGTGPAASPAGADAEGDAFLPSTFSSPFSAVPASTRGRLQTYTQGILPAPYSRQTSQNYCLEGGQIANSAIELQRSRRRLISQRSSLETLEDIEENAPLRRCRTLSGSPRPKSVKKIHFIKNLRQHDMRNGRIVLISGRRSFYSVFSVLPYRDCSQAGDVKLEGGRQRHPSGGVSAKEMVIGLEGVELGADGKTVSYTQFLYPTNVLGGRRNTIDSTSSFSQSRNASHRSLSLGRANSNQSSIDTGNDLGDLREYDPNLLDDPQWPCGKHKRVLIFPSYMTTVIEYVKPSDLKKDMNETFKDKFPHIRLTLSKVRSLKREIRKLAQDECGYEEPTVAMAFVYFEKLVLQGKLNKQNRKLCAGACVLLAAKIGGDLKKHEVKQLIDKLEERFRVNRRELIAFEFPVLVALEFNLHLPEHEVMPHYRRLVQTS
- the cables1 gene encoding CDK5 and ABL1 enzyme substrate 1 isoform X2, yielding MAAATSSNTSTATLQIKHSSIEHTRKRIDPRRRQAALSFLSNISLDGRPVQDDADNQAEEENSLEARTRQSLVSPERSAYGAAGAAAAAAAAAAATTAAQALAFANQALLANTRASFGTGPAASPAGADAEGDAFLPSTFSSPFSAVPASTRGRLQTYTQGILPAPYSRQTSQNYCLEGGQIANSAIELQRSRRRLISQRSSLETLEDIEENAPLRRCRTLSGSPRPKSVKKIHFIKNLRQHDMRNGRDVKLEGGRQRHPSGGVSAKEMVIGLEGVELGADGKTVSYTQFLYPTNVLGGRRNTIDSTSSFSQSRNASHRSLSLGRANSNQSSIDTGNDLGDLREYDPNLLDDPQWPCGKHKRVLIFPSYMTTVIEYVKPSDLKKDMNETFKDKFPHIRLTLSKVRSLKREIRKLAQDECGYEEPTVAMAFVYFEKLVLQGKLNKQNRKLCAGACVLLAAKIGGDLKKHEVKQLIDKLEERFRVNRRELIAFEFPVLVALEFNLHLPEHEVMPHYRRLVQTS